Genomic segment of Cytobacillus suaedae:
TACAAATGAAACGAGTAATAAAATGGTAATCCAGAGTTTACCTACTACACTTCGCCAGAACATCATCCATTAACTACCTCAAACTTGTAACCTACACCCCAGACGGTCACAATCATTTTAGCAGCTTCTGTAGATACCTTATTTAGCTTTTCTCTAAGTCGTTTTACATGTGTGTCAACTGTACGCAGGTCACCGAAAAATTCATAGTGCCATACTTCCTTTAGCAGTTGCTCTCTATCAAATACCTTATCCGGAGCCTTTGCTAAGAAATAAAGTAATTCGTACTCTTTTGGAGTTAAACCAACCTCTCTGCCATCAGCAGTTACTCGGTGTGCATCATTATCTATCGTTAAATGTGGAAATACAATTACATCCTTCGTAGTTGTTTCCGTTTGTAAGTACGATGTAGAAGAAGAACGTCTTAAAAGTGCTTTTACTCGAAGTACTACTTCACGTGGACTAAATGGCTTAACGATATAGTCATCTGTCCCTACTTCAAATCCTTGTACACGATTAACCTCTTCGCCTTTTGCTGTAAGCATAATAATTGGAGTAGCTTTTTTTTCACGTAATTCACGACAAACCTCAATACCATCTTTTCCAGGCATCATGATATCTAGGAGGATCAAGTCATAATCTGTCTGTATGGCTTTTTCTAAGGCCTGATCGCCGTTTTCAGCCTCTTCAATTAAATAGTTTTCGCGTTCTAAGTACATTTTTAATAAGCGTCGAATTCTTTCCTCATCATCAACAACTAAAATTCTTGCTTCATTTTCCATTACCAACACAACTCCTTCACTATCTATCTTTAAAAGTAATTTACCTTCATTAACACTATAGTAACCTTATTTAAGGGAACCTTCTGTAACATTTATCACATTCTTGTATTAAAAAGACCTTCTCCATTCCGGGAAGGTCTAATGTATTTTTGTGCAGCATTATGCGTAAGAGTGAAGACCAGCGATTACCAAATTAACAAAAATTAGATTAAACATAATAATTGCAAAGCCAATAACGGCTAACCATGCTGATTTTTCACCATGCCAGCCTTTTGAGAGGCGCAAATGTAAGTAAGCAGCGTAGAATAAAAACGTGATAAGCGCCCACACTTCTTTAGGATCCCAACCCCAGAATCTCGTCCAGGCAATTTGCGCCCAAATCATAGCGAAAATCAAAGCTCCTAAAGTAAAGACCGGGAAGCCTATTGTAACTGAACGATAACCAATTTCATCGACAAGGTCTAAGTTAATATTTTTTACGAATGGTTGAATTGCAGCTGCAATTCTCTTACGTAATACTAATCTTAATAATCCGTATAAAATTGTACCAACTAAAAATGACCAAATTACAGTATTTAACTTACGTGCACTAATAATTGCAGGTAATTCAATAAAAGGCTCCATTTTATTCTCAGTAAGAAGTTCACCTTCATTTGGCCCTACTAATGCCGGGAGATGATATACCATTTCTGATTCTACTTCATTTTTATCAACCCATTTAAATGTAGATTCGTAGCCCATGCCACTAAAAGTAGATGAGACTATAATGAAGCCAACAGTTACTACTAGGGTGTACATAATTGATTCAAGCCAGAATGTTTTCTTACTTTTAACCGTTTGGTCAACAGCTTTTACTAAGTAAAGGACACCCGCAACAAAGCTGATTGCTAGGATTGCCTGTCCTGCTGCGGCAGTTGAAACGTGAATAGCAAGCCAATCACTCTGTAAAGCTGGGATTAGTGGAGAAATTTCTCTCGGAAACATACTCGCATATGCTATTAAAAGAACTGCAACTGGTAAAGTAAATACTCCAAGAGCACTTGATTTATAGATGAAGTAAATAATAATAAATGCAAACACTAACATCATGCCAAAGAATGTTGTAAATTCAAAGAGATTACTAACAGGAGCATGTCCACCTGCAACCCATCTAGTTATAAAGTAAGCTGTTTGGAAAAGAAACCCAATAATTGTAAGTCCTAATCCTACATTTGCCCATTTTTTTACATTTGCTTTACTATTTTTATCACGAATTGAACCAGCAAATACAAATGTAGCGAATAAATAAAGAAAAAAAGCTACGTATAAAAAATTCCCACTAAGTTCAGCCACCTATTTTTCACTCCCTTTTGTGACTTTTTCTTCTTCTTGTGTCTGGTCAATAGGTGGGTTTAAATTAGTATCATTTACAATAGAATTGATCTCATTTTTTAAACCGAACCAATTTTTATTCGTATGACCAGCAACAATGATTTCACCATTAACATTTTGAATCCATACTCTACGATGCACCCAGTACATTCCTTGGACAACACCAATCATAAAGATTATACCACCTAATCCTAAAAACCACAGTGTAAAATCACGTCTTACGATTAAAGCAGAAACATCCTTCGTTTCAATTCCAGAGAAAGACATTTTGTAAGCATTATCTCCAAAAGGTTCAAGATTTTGTTGGATGGCTATAAAGTTAATTTCACCTTCCGGCTTTTCAGGGCTGTACAGTTTAAATACAAATGCCGGATTGTTTGGTATCTTCGACTTTGATGCAGGATTTCCATCATTGTCAAAATAAAAATCTGGAAAGTAACTTACAATCTCAACGGAGTAGTCATTTTGCAGATTATATTTCAATTGTGGGTCACGAAGGTTAACCTTGATCGTTCCCATTGATTCTGTACTTGCTTTATTAACTAAATCAAAAGACATAGTACTTAGTTCATCAAGTTTATAATCTACTTGATAAAGTGCATAGTGATCATGTTTTAAAGGAAAATTCACCTTGATATCATGATCTTTCACCTTAATTAGTTCTGCCTCTTCACCAGGTATTGCATTTTCGTCACGTTCATAGAGAGTTACATTCGTTTGGTAATTCTTCACAACCATGCCACTTCCTGCACGGTTTATAGCCTCATCAAAGACTTCATCTTCCTTACCTTCTTCATAAACTTCCTTAATAAACTCTTCATTTTTTAAGAAGTATTGTCCATTGGTTCCAGGAATGCTTTTTGTTTCTCCTTCACGTATCCACATTACTTCATCCGTGTACATACCAGGGAAAAAGCGAAGCATAGCCCCTATAAGAAAAATAATGAGTCCAACATGGTTCACATATGGACCCCATCTAGAAAATCGACCTTTTTCTGCAAGGATATTTCCATTTTCTTCACGTACATGGTAACGTTTCTTTTGAAGATTTGTTTTTATAGTATCATAGATTTCCTCATAATTATCTACTTTAGTGCTACTAAATAAACGTTGACGTCGTAAAAAACCTTCATTACGTGTTACTCCTTGCTTTTTTAAAGCACGGTATAAAGGGACAACGCGGTCCAAACTACATATCACCAGCGAGATACCAATTGAAGCAATAAGAATCATATACCACCAGGATCCATATAAATTATGAAAACCAAGCTGATAATACAATGCTCCAGTAAATCCATATTGATCCTCATAATATTCAGCAGGTGTAACTGTAGGTGGTATATACATTTCTTGTGGATATATTGTTCCTAGTGCGGATGCAACTAAGGTTACAACGATTAACCAGACTCCTACCTTAACAGATGAGAAAAAATTCCATATTTGATCGATTACTGTTTTATTGTACGTTTGAGAGCGCCTTGCACTTCCTTCGTATCTCATATCTAAAAGTTTTTGACTAGTATCTTCGATTAAAGGTTTACCACATGATTCACATAAGACAGTTCCATGTGGATTAACATGTCCACATTCACACTTTACTTGTTCAAGTTCCATGATAAAACTCCCTAACTATGGCTTAATAAGCTCCATTTTATCCATAACCATTCTTTCAGTCAGACTACCTGTAATAATTTCTACAACTCTTCCATCTTTGTCAATTAGTAGTGTTGTTGGTAATGGATCAATACCATATGCATTTAACACCTGATCTCCTTTATCAATCACTACCGGAAATGTTAATCCATACTTATCAACAAATTTACTCACGCTTAATAATGGTTCACCTACATTAACAGCTATGATCTGTACGCCCTGATCTTTGTAAACATTATATTGGTTCTCCATATAGGGCATTTCCTTTTCACAAGGTTTACACCAAGTACCCCAGAAATTCAAGAAAACACCTTGTCCACGATAATCTGATAAACGGTGTTTCTCACCATTCAAATCAGCAAGAACAAAATCAGGTGCCATATCTCCAACATTAACTTTTGCCTTACTCACAAAGAAATTACTATATAGAGTATAGACAAGTGCCGATGCAAGTAATAATAGAATAATTGTACGAATAACCAACCGATTCTTCTTCATGATAATATAACTCCCTACCAGACATTTTCCTATCTAAGATTTTAAAGCATAGGTGCATAGAAACTCACCTTAAATTATATCATTTTTCAACATTAGTACATTCTCAATAATATGAAGGTTATGTGACAAAAAAAGAAAGCTACTCTTAAAAACACTTGAAGAAATCAACCAATTGGTGATTTCTTCTTCTTGACAAAATAAATTAGATTAGCCTATGTCCTTTTGTCGTTACCATTGCGCGTAGTTGTTTTACTTCATGAGGTGAAAGTTCTCTTGAATCACCTGTACTAAGTCCGGACAAAGTTAAAAATCCATATTTCTCACGCTTAAGCTTTAATACTTCATGACCAATTGCATCAAACATTCTACGTACCTGTCTGTTTCTTCCTTCATGAATCGTTATTTCTACAATTGCAGTTTGTTTTTTCTTATCTGCAGATAACATCTTAACCTTTGCAGGGGCTGTTTTTCCGTCCTCTAACTGAATTCCCTTTTCTAATAAACGTAATTTTTCCTTTGAAGGAATTCCTTTTACCTTTGCTACATAAAGTTTATCCACTTCATGTTTTGGATGCATTAGTAGGTTTGCAAATTCACCGTCATTTGTAACCAATAAGAGACCAGATGTATCATAATCTAATCTACCAATTGGGTATATTCTTTGTGTAATATGGGGGAAAAAGTCAGTAACAACTTTTCTACCTTTATCATCAGAAACACTCGATATAACTCCACGGGGTTTATATAAGAGATGGTATACTGGCTCTTCTTTGTCTAGAGGTACACCATTTACTTCTACTTTATCACTAGGTCCTACCTTAATGCCTAGTTCTTTCACAACTTTACCATTTACAGTTACTCTTCCATCAAGGATTAATTCCTCTGCTTTTCGTCTCGAAGCTACGCCCGCGTGGGCAATAACTTTCTGTAATCTTTCCATCACGTTCACCTCTTTAAACATCTTACTTCTTTACATCATTTTTCTCAAGTATTCTACAAATTATGATGATGATTTTATATGAAAACATATTTTTAACTTTGAACCCTGACCGTTCCTTTACGCTGCAGACACTTGCTTTCCGCGGGGAGGGATGCTAGCCTCCTCGGTGCCATGCACCTGTGGGGTCTCGCCGGATGTCCCTCACTTCCCGCAGGAGTCAAGTGCCTTCCGCTCCAATCCACTTAGCGCTTTAAATAAGTCCAAACTTGGCGTGGAAAAATAAGAAATAAAAAAAATCACTTAGACAGTGAGTCCAAGTGATTTTCGTTATCCGAACATTAGAGTAACTACTGTAACTGCTGCGATGATTCCTAGTAGGTCTGCCCATAGTCCGACTTTTAGGGCGTCTCCCATTTTCTTTATGCCTACTGCTCCGAAGTAAACGGTTAATACGTAGAATGTGGTATCGGTGCTTCCTTGTAGGGTTGATGCTAAGCGGCCTATGAAGGAGTCTGGACCGTATGTAGCAATGATATCTGATGTCATTCCTAGTGCGGCAGTTCCTGAAATTGGACGAATGATTGCTAAAGGAACGATTTCAGCAGGTACTCCAATTGCT
This window contains:
- a CDS encoding rRNA pseudouridine synthase, giving the protein MERLQKVIAHAGVASRRKAEELILDGRVTVNGKVVKELGIKVGPSDKVEVNGVPLDKEEPVYHLLYKPRGVISSVSDDKGRKVVTDFFPHITQRIYPIGRLDYDTSGLLLVTNDGEFANLLMHPKHEVDKLYVAKVKGIPSKEKLRLLEKGIQLEDGKTAPAKVKMLSADKKKQTAIVEITIHEGRNRQVRRMFDAIGHEVLKLKREKYGFLTLSGLSTGDSRELSPHEVKQLRAMVTTKGHRLI
- a CDS encoding response regulator transcription factor, producing the protein MVMENEARILVVDDEERIRRLLKMYLERENYLIEEAENGDQALEKAIQTDYDLILLDIMMPGKDGIEVCRELREKKATPIIMLTAKGEEVNRVQGFEVGTDDYIVKPFSPREVVLRVKALLRRSSSTSYLQTETTTKDVIVFPHLTIDNDAHRVTADGREVGLTPKEYELLYFLAKAPDKVFDREQLLKEVWHYEFFGDLRTVDTHVKRLREKLNKVSTEAAKMIVTVWGVGYKFEVVNG
- a CDS encoding cytochrome c biogenesis protein ResB; its protein translation is MELEQVKCECGHVNPHGTVLCESCGKPLIEDTSQKLLDMRYEGSARRSQTYNKTVIDQIWNFFSSVKVGVWLIVVTLVASALGTIYPQEMYIPPTVTPAEYYEDQYGFTGALYYQLGFHNLYGSWWYMILIASIGISLVICSLDRVVPLYRALKKQGVTRNEGFLRRQRLFSSTKVDNYEEIYDTIKTNLQKKRYHVREENGNILAEKGRFSRWGPYVNHVGLIIFLIGAMLRFFPGMYTDEVMWIREGETKSIPGTNGQYFLKNEEFIKEVYEEGKEDEVFDEAINRAGSGMVVKNYQTNVTLYERDENAIPGEEAELIKVKDHDIKVNFPLKHDHYALYQVDYKLDELSTMSFDLVNKASTESMGTIKVNLRDPQLKYNLQNDYSVEIVSYFPDFYFDNDGNPASKSKIPNNPAFVFKLYSPEKPEGEINFIAIQQNLEPFGDNAYKMSFSGIETKDVSALIVRRDFTLWFLGLGGIIFMIGVVQGMYWVHRRVWIQNVNGEIIVAGHTNKNWFGLKNEINSIVNDTNLNPPIDQTQEEEKVTKGSEK
- the ccsB gene encoding c-type cytochrome biogenesis protein CcsB; translation: MAELSGNFLYVAFFLYLFATFVFAGSIRDKNSKANVKKWANVGLGLTIIGFLFQTAYFITRWVAGGHAPVSNLFEFTTFFGMMLVFAFIIIYFIYKSSALGVFTLPVAVLLIAYASMFPREISPLIPALQSDWLAIHVSTAAAGQAILAISFVAGVLYLVKAVDQTVKSKKTFWLESIMYTLVVTVGFIIVSSTFSGMGYESTFKWVDKNEVESEMVYHLPALVGPNEGELLTENKMEPFIELPAIISARKLNTVIWSFLVGTILYGLLRLVLRKRIAAAIQPFVKNINLDLVDEIGYRSVTIGFPVFTLGALIFAMIWAQIAWTRFWGWDPKEVWALITFLFYAAYLHLRLSKGWHGEKSAWLAVIGFAIIMFNLIFVNLVIAGLHSYA
- a CDS encoding spore maturation protein; protein product: MSVISSISLWLIPIIIGFILIYGTIKKVPTYETFVEGGKEGIKIAFSIIPFLVGMLVAISIFRASGALEFFVGLIRPVLEAIGVPAEIVPLAIIRPISGTAALGMTSDIIATYGPDSFIGRLASTLQGSTDTTFYVLTVYFGAVGIKKMGDALKVGLWADLLGIIAAVTVVTLMFG
- the resA gene encoding thiol-disulfide oxidoreductase ResA, which encodes MKKNRLVIRTIILLLLASALVYTLYSNFFVSKAKVNVGDMAPDFVLADLNGEKHRLSDYRGQGVFLNFWGTWCKPCEKEMPYMENQYNVYKDQGVQIIAVNVGEPLLSVSKFVDKYGLTFPVVIDKGDQVLNAYGIDPLPTTLLIDKDGRVVEIITGSLTERMVMDKMELIKP